The nucleotide sequence ATCATCGCGGCAAAGGGAGCGGGTTTCCACATGTTCGGGAACCAATTTGTAACCAAAGGATGGCAACTTATCCATATTCTTAAGCACGGCTAAACTAAGTCTCTCCTGCAGCTCCTCATCTAAATAGTTATATACTGATATAAGAAAGTATGATTTTAGAACGAGTCAGTAGTAACCCACCTTTTGAGATCAAAGTTTCGTCCCCAAAAAGCATTCCGTCCACCTCAATTACATTACCATAATAGTAAGGGGCCTGAATGCCTCTTTTCTGGCACAGATCTATGAGAATTTCCGAGGGCAACTTAACGTCGTGCCAATGATTATAGCCACTCTTTGTGTACTCATTGGCCAAACCCACTGTGGCACGATGCCTAGTTCGCCAGCGATCCTCCAGATCGATGTTTGTCTGACCGATCACCTCGTCCTTGATCTTGTCATGATCATATACCATGACTTGCAGCATATGATCTCCTGGCAGCGTAGCCTCCATTTCAAATAGACGACCGAAAACTGGATTACTGTGGTTGGGTGAGAAATGGGCTCTATCGGAGAACGTCTTGCCGCCCAGGAACAGCTTCACATAGCAATCGGAGTCACCTTTCACATCTCGAGGACGCATCTGAACCCCCTGGACTACATAAACACGTACCAATAGTTTTACGGTCTCACCCAGCGACTGTAGTGTGGACTGATGTCGAGGATGTATGGGATTTGACATGTTGCGAACCATGTCGCCACCACCTCCGGGATCCTCAAGAACCGGGCACTGACAAGGGGTCAACTTGAGTTGCAGCTTTAAGGTGGCATAGATATCTTCTTTGGGTGGACCATGCTTTTTAAACTTCACGCCATGAACCAACTGAACGGGAACCGCCCAATCCTGGAGGTATCCAAACTGGGCCTGCTTCTCCAGCTCTTCGTAGTAGATAACCAGGCGGTGCTTGTGTTCGTGGCACATTTCGGCCGCACTCCAATACATCGAGTTGTAGAACTTAGTCCACCAGGTGAACTCTCGCTCCTCGACCAATTCGTGGTCATCCAAATCATCGTGGAACCTTAAAGCGTGTCGATTGGCATAGGGGGCTGGACGCAGACCGAACGCGAAGAGCAGTCGCATCCACCAGCTGCTAATCCTGGAGGGTTTGGTCTCCTCCTCTTCCCACTCCAGTTCCTCttcctcatcctcatcatcttcatccacACTAACCGTGGTGGAAGCTTCTGCTGCCTCTTGTTCCTTTTTGAACACACACTTGAGGGTCCTGTCGCGTTGCAGGAAATTTGATGAATTGGGTATGAGAGCTGCACCCAGAATGGACTCGCTGCTAAATCCGGAGAGAAGGACATCGGTGGCTATGATCGCCGGCCAGTAATCCTGTTGATCTGGCAAACTCTGATCGGGGTACTATATAGGTGGGACCTTACTTTTCTACGATATGAACTTACAACCACTCCAGATGCGTAGGCCACCAAAAAGTTTATGCTGTTCCGGATGCGTGCTGTGGAGGGTCCACTGGACAGGACCAGATCACCCAtcattaaattgattttccgCTTACCAGCAGAACTCATGCTGCTCTTGGAGTAATTGCGTAGACCCACGAAGAAAACCTCTAAGCTGTAATGGGCAATAGATTAAACCAAGtttcgaaaaatatttaccaagCTTACACAAAATTCTGCATAGTTGGCCTGATGGCCATTGGAATGCCCGTTGCAAGTTGTGGTTCCTTTTTATCATTCTGACCAGTGGTCAGAGATTCCATGGAGATTTGAATGATCTCGGCTGACATCAAAACCTCTGCTTGTAGAGTTCCTTTTCTAGCAATTGGCACCCATTTGAGAGGAGGTGGTGTCAGGTACTTCAATCTCTGTAGTTTTCGCAACGGATTCTTTGAGCAACCGAATACTCCTGCATCCTCCCAATTGGAATCACTTGCCCGATCCTCGCTAATAACACTCATGGCCACGCTTCCCATGCCCACAAGGTCTTCTGGTAGACTGCGTTCCGAATTATAGAATTCCAAGGAAAGTAGAGGAGGGTTCTTTAGATAGAGACCAATGCCTCCTGGTAGTGACACCCAGTTAAATGTGATCACAGCATTCCAAATTGGCGATAGGGTACCGGGAGACGTATACGTTTCACATGCCTGGTCGGCAAACAGGACTCTCAGATGTGAGTCACATATGTTCTTTTTTTCACCACCAGGACGAACTTTGGCTTGGTGTATGTAAACGTGACAGAGGAAGTGTGTCTGTTCAGGATTCAGCTGCCACAACATGGGCTCAATGTTGGCCCACTCTTTATTGACAACCGCAAGAAATCGTTTTCGCTCCCGTTCCACAACAATGGATAAACATCCTGATACTATGGCCGTGGTGCAACCACAATTGGGGCAGGTGTGCGAACAGCCCGCGGACTTGAAGGAAAAGCTCTTTAGACGCCAACAAAGGGTCTCCTGATCCTGATCCGCATCCTGATTTCGTAGATTCAAAAAGAGTTTGGCGTTCAATCGGCAAACACCCACATCTTTACCGCTTGCACTTAAGGAAAGCACCAATTCTGGCCACTCGTCCTGGGTGCGTGCCATACTGGAAAGGGATCCGATTTCAGCTACCAAACGCTGTAGCTCATTAACCACATCGCCAATGGAAGTGTCTAGGTGTTCCAGAAAGCAGCTGCGTAGTTTCTGTTTAAGATTTTGAAGTTCCAGTGGCAACTTGGCGAAATAGTCCAGGAGGTACAGCTGCCGATTGATATCCCAGGTGGTGCGCTGTGGTTGCACGTCGTGGTCGAAACGGTGGGCATCTAGACCCTCCTTGATTCTGGTCAAAATATTGTTCACAATGACCTTCAGGCATTTGGCCTGCTCATCATCCTGGAGTGGATATTTGCGTTGAAAGAGCTTGAAGGTGTCCAGTTCTGAACGCTGCCATTTATTATGGATTAAAATAGAAGGTGGAAAACCGCAATAGACGTACCATATAATTGACTATATCCAGCATGAAGAAATCACTTTCGTACTTGGCTCGATTGTCCGGCAAACGGACACGAAACATGCAGGACTGAAAAGGTGCCTCCCGCCGGAAATTCTTTGAGTTCATTGCCGACTTGAATCGATCTAAAGGTGTCCTTAGTTGACCCTCCAGCACGTTCGAGGTGTGTTCGGCTAATCTCGCCGAGATCTTGTATGCCGTACCCGAGGTCAGGATGTGGTGACCCATTAGTGGAAGAAACTCAATCAGATAGACATCGTCATGCCAGAAACGGGTCTCATCCAAACCTGGCACCGTCTTGGAGGACAGCGTGTGTGTGGGCTGGGAATCCGTTAGCATTTCAGACCGAAGTTCCATTAGAAGACGACCAACATAGATCATAGGATTGACAGGATCGTAGAGATGCAAGTAGGTGGGTCCCAGAGAAGGAGTTCCTATTTAGTTGTTACACAAAATCTGCCTTTCGTGCCACACATGACTCACCATTAAACGCGATCTCCTCAAGACACAATTCAAACTCAGCCACGCATTTCCATTGCAGATGTTCATGGGCAAAAATTAGGATGAGGAATCGCTGGGCCACCGACGGATACATCCAGGCAAAGTTGATCTCGTAGTTCCACACGGGCGTCGTCGTGTTCTTGACCACCGGCGTTTTGCCCTTGAAAGGATGGAATCTGTACTTTAGAAACGGAAACATATAAGTCAATGCCGAGAGCCAAGTACATTGAAGCCGGCAAACGATACTTGAATCATGTAGTTGCTCTGCTTGATGAAGTAACCCCGGTAAAAGGCGACGAAGTATCGAATATTACTTGGGGCGAAGATGTTCACGTTGGTCAGTAGATTCCTAGGGATGTTCGGTTCTAGAGATACATCGAAGAATACTTTAATACTTTAATACTCACTTTTCGATGTCATCAAAATCATGATCAACCGTCCACTTGTTCAGATTTTGTGTGTCCTGCTCCTCAGATCCGAGGGCATAAGACACCGGACTGTGCTGGGATACGATGGCCAGATCCAGTTGCAAATAGCCGTGCGGTGCAACGGCATTCTCTAGGGTCTGGTTTTCTCCAATAGGAGCTTCCAGGCGACCCCACTTCTTGAAGTAGCCATGATTGGACTGGTTCCACACACTATGTAGATCAACCAGTAGTTCACCCACTACCACATTTTTCTTATACGTCATGTGTTTCTTTAGCTCAAAAAGGATCGTTAAGCGCAGGAGTTCGGTTAACGTACAATGGAACTCAAAAACGAAGTACTGAGAAGGCGTAAATGGAAtatcattaaaaaaatttagttttatatGCACAATTCCCATCAAAACACACACCTCATTGAAGAAGGGATTTTCTGTATTAGGAAAGGATTTGGTGCTCTTCGTCATTTTGTCCAAGCTAATCCGCACGTACAGCTCGCCGGTGGTCACTCCCACTTGGGCAGCCTTGTGCACCGTGATGCAGATGAGAAACTCCTGCGGAGCACCTGCGAAACAGTCGTCCATGTAACTCATTATCTGACCAACTCGACTAGGAAATGGGTCACGGGAATAGTCATTTTCAAAATCGCCTCGAAATTTGAATGGAAAGCAAGTGCAACGGCTTTTCAGTGTTTCGAATGAGCAAAGGCTCATGGCTTGGTTCGTTCAGTTCCAGATAAATTCTTTCTAAGGTATACAATATTAGGTAAACagcattataaaatataaatactttttattaagatatatttaaaatattatatttcatgtataaaatatgcaaaccacttgttttatacccgttattcTTTTAAGTTTCTATTTTGTTAGTCGTGTAAAATTCTATATCCACCAACTATATCCACCTATCTGGCAGCACTGTAAAGCTCCCAGTTAGACTTTTGATGTTGGATGTTTGCTGGGGAGCCGAGCTTTCAGCTGGAGCAACCTGCTTCCCGCGCACGTATTGGTGGGGTTGCTGTGGCAGCAACGAGCAGCTCAGAAGCAAAAAACGACTTCAGTTCGAAAGCACGCTTCCAAGCAGACGGTCGCACATTCCGATTGGCAGCCGAGTGAGTGACGAGTGAGATTTAAGCCACGATTCGAGTCGAGTTGAGTCGAGTGACGAGCGCAGCATTTAACGCAGTGTTTGGTGCCTGGGAGCAGAGGCATCCAAAACACACCCTACGCTCTCTTCTTGGGTCCCAGTTTTAAGCCATCGGTGCGTCTCTATCCGGATTTCGCTGTGTGCGTGATTTTGTGTATAATTTTTTGCGCGCGCTCAATCAAAACAGTGCTGCGTACTACCCGTTTACTTACCAGCATCAACAATAACTCAacgactaaaaaaaaaagaatactataaatataaataaaaagtgctgTGCTCTTCTGTCCGCTCTACCAAAGTTCTCGAATAATCAAATATTCCGGAATCATTGCAGTTTGATACATCCAGTGGGTCGTAAATCTTCGACGAACCGTAAATTATTTAACAGCTCGCTACGCAGCGTGCTCATATTTTACAGGTAAGTTTTTGCCTTAGTTTCTGGGAGTGCGCATATTTCTGGAAACccccacaaacaaaaaaacatcAGCACATCGAGTGCTACTGTTCCCAGAGAAAAGCCACCAATCCACCCAAAAACCACCCAACACCCACGCCCTGGGCATCACATCTTTATCCTGGCCCAGCCCTCGACCATCCGCTTTTGTTGATAcgcacacacatttttttGCGTCGCTCCTGCTCGTGCTCCTGCTCCATTGCCACCTCCACTCAGCCGTCCCCTTTTTCATGATTGCTGATGCTGCCCCCACTCCGCTCCTGAACTCCCTTTGGCGCTCCTGCGCTACGGTACCGTTGCCTTTTGGGGCCGCTGCCCTGGCATCTGTGCCACTTTTCAATTGCGCGGCCTTTCTTTAAGTTTATCACTAATTCTACCTTGCCCGTCCAAACGGGACACGCAAAGAAAATGATGTATCTGGTATAATCAGTTCTATAAAGGATTGATTTTTGACATACTTATAACATTAGAAACTATAGTACAGCATGTGTGAAAGTAATTTTCTAATCCTCGAACGTTAAGAAAGGAAAGTCGTGAAAacatttatagtttttttttatttctacaGTTTGCTTTGGAAACCATCGTGTCGATTCTTATCAATGCGTaacattgaaaaatatttaaattacttCTTTCGCAGTAACCACTAAAGTGATTTTTGTTAGCTAGGTTTGCATATCCCTACAATAGGCGTAtcattttagaattttttaaaGTGTACCTGCAGTGAAAGGTTCCCTTTTGCAGTTCCCTCTCTTTGTAGCTCaacctctctctctctctctcgttttgcttttgttgtagAGTGTGTAAATTTTTTCTGCAATTTCTTCGGCTCCGCCGCCATTCGCTTTTTGATCTTGAAAACATGCTGACTCCGAGTTCTCTCCCCTTTGGAGCAACCTGTCCGCTCCACGAGGGTTCCGAACAAGTTTGTCCGGAAAACCAATAAAGCAAGTAGAATTGCCTATTGGAAATGAGCAAGAAGCGAGACGGAGGCACTGGCAGAGAGAGATAGAGCCAGAGCAGTAGAACAAAATCGCACAAATCTCGTATTTGATATCGCACTAAATGAGGGAATGGGGCTACGAGGCTGATTATGATTACTTTGCAGAACTGCAGACTCacttttatttcgttagttTATTTACTGGCCAAATTACCAATTAAATTATTCGAAAAAGTTTATCTCAGCacggaaatgtggaaaattatATAAACGTTACGTGACTATTAATTCAGGTTTGATATTTATCTTTTAATCTGTCTGACAACAGTctgcattaataaaaataaaaaaggggtAAAAATAGAtcccatttaaaaaaaaaaaa is from Drosophila melanogaster chromosome 3L and encodes:
- the mfr gene encoding misfire, isoform B, with the protein product MARTQDEWPELVLSLSASGKDVGVCRLNAKLFLNLRNQDADQDQETLCWRLKSFSFKSAGCSHTCPNCGCTTAIVSGCLSIVVERERKRFLAVVNKEWANIEPMLWQLNPEQTHFLCHVYIHQAKVRPGGEKKNICDSHLRVLFADQACETYTSPGTLSPIWNAVITFNWVSLPGGIGLYLKNPPLLSLEFYNSERSLPEDLVGMGSVAMSVISEDRASDSNWEDAGVFGCSKNPLRKLQRLKYLTPPPLKWVPIARKGTLQAEVLMSAEIIQISMESLTTGQNDKKEPQLATGIPMAIRPTMQNFVLEVFFVGLRNYSKSSMSSAGKRKINLMMGDLVLSSGPSTARIRNSINFLVAYASGVVSLPDQQDYWPAIIATDVLLSGFSSESILGAALIPNSSNFLQRDRTLKCVFKKEQEAAEASTTVSVDEDDEDEEEELEWEEEETKPSRISSWWMRLLFAFGLRPAPYANRHALRFHDDLDDHELVEEREFTWWTKFYNSMYWSAAEMCHEHKHRLVIYYEELEKQAQFGYLQDWAVPVQLVHGVKFKKHGPPKEDIYATLKLQLKLTPCQCPVLEDPGGGGDMVRNMSNPIHPRHQSTLQSLGETVKLLVRVYVVQGVQMRPRDVKGDSDCYVKLFLGGKTFSDRAHFSPNHSNPVFGRLFEMEATLPGDHMLQVMVYDHDKIKDEVIGQTNIDLEDRWRTRHRATVGLANEYTKSGYNHWHDVKLPSEILIDLCQKRGIQAPYYYGNVIEVDGMLFGDETLISKDEELQERLSLAVLKNMDKLPSFGYKLVPEHVETRSLCRDDFPNVEQGKLQLWIELFEANIYVPSPIDITPVPPADFEVRVVVKNLVGIQAGDKNIFGKLMSDVYVIGWCEDEDKRQSTDIHYRSFAGDAAFNWRMVFGLKYSPNEDLMVIRRKAGLLEEIEFKKPPIIYLQVWDKDVLTKDEYLAALELNLSNMYAPYPAAQLCKPYPKKRKRINLFKRKVINGWFPLQSNAHPSQRSQAAVQNGKMQLSIEVCTDVEAVNRPAGRGQDPPMALEPP
- the mfr gene encoding misfire, isoform D, producing the protein MNICNGNAWLSLNCVLRRSRLMPTHTLSSKTVPGLDETRFWHDDVYLIEFLPLMGHHILTSGTAYKISARLAEHTSNVLEGQLRTPLDRFKSAMNSKNFRREAPFQSCMFRVRLPDNRAKYESDFFMLDIVNYMRSELDTFKLFQRKYPLQDDEQAKCLKVIVNNILTRIKEGLDAHRFDHDVQPQRTTWDINRQLYLLDYFAKLPLELQNLKQKLRSCFLEHLDTSIGDVVNELQRLVAEIGSLSSMARTQDEWPELVLSLSASGKDVGVCRLNAKLFLNLRNQDADQDQETLCWRLKSFSFKSAGCSHTCPNCGCTTAIVSGCLSIVVERERKRFLAVVNKEWANIEPMLWQLNPEQTHFLCHVYIHQAKVRPGGEKKNICDSHLRVLFADQACETYTSPGTLSPIWNAVITFNWVSLPGGIGLYLKNPPLLSLEFYNSERSLPEDLVGMGSVAMSVISEDRASDSNWEDAGVFGCSKNPLRKLQRLKYLTPPPLKWVPIARKGTLQAEVLMSAEIIQISMESLTTGQNDKKEPQLATGIPMAIRPTMQNFVLEVFFVGLRNYSKSSMSSAGKRKINLMMGDLVLSSGPSTARIRNSINFLVAYASGVVSLPDQQDYWPAIIATDVLLSGFSSESILGAALIPNSSNFLQRDRTLKCVFKKEQEAAEASTTVSVDEDDEDEEEELEWEEEETKPSRISSWWMRLLFAFGLRPAPYANRHALRFHDDLDDHELVEEREFTWWTKFYNSMYWSAAEMCHEHKHRLVIYYEELEKQAQFGYLQDWAVPVQLVHGVKFKKHGPPKEDIYATLKLQLKLTPCQCPVLEDPGGGGDMVRNMSNPIHPRHQSTLQSLGETVKLLVRVYVVQGVQMRPRDVKGDSDCYVKLFLGGKTFSDRAHFSPNHSNPVFGRLFEMEATLPGDHMLQVMVYDHDKIKDEVIGQTNIDLEDRWRTRHRATVGLANEYTKSGYNHWHDVKLPSEILIDLCQKRGIQAPYYYGNVIEVDGMLFGDETLISKDEELQERLSLAVLKNMDKLPSFGYKLVPEHVETRSLCRDDFPNVEQGKLQLWIELFEANIYVPSPIDITPVPPADFEVRVVVKNLVGIQAGDKNIFGKLMSDVYVIGWCEDEDKRQSTDIHYRSFAGDAAFNWRMVFGLKYSPNEDLMVIRRKAGLLEEIEFKKPPIIYLQVWDKDVLTKDEYLAALELNLSNMYAPYPAAQLCKPYPKKRKRINLFKRKVINGWFPLQSNAHPSQRSQAAVQNGKMQLSIEVCTDVEAVNRPAGRGQDPPMALEPPYRPDSSFNPLTHPCKSFQHILWPVIRKYVLWTLLILIVILGLVLFFSNLPAKLMTIPLE
- the mfr gene encoding misfire, isoform I, producing the protein MFPFLKYRFHPFKGKTPVVKNTTTPVWNYEINFAWMYPSVAQRFLILIFAHEHLQWKCVAEFELCLEEIAFNGTPSLGPTYLHLYDPVNPMIYVGRLLMELRSEMLTDSQPTHTLSSKTVPGLDETRFWHDDVYLIEFLPLMGHHILTSGTAYKISARLAEHTSNVLEGQLRTPLDRFKSAMNSKNFRREAPFQSCMFRVRLPDNRAKYESDFFMLDIVNYMRSELDTFKLFQRKYPLQDDEQAKCLKVIVNNILTRIKEGLDAHRFDHDVQPQRTTWDINRQLYLLDYFAKLPLELQNLKQKLRSCFLEHLDTSIGDVVNELQRLVAEIGSLSSMARTQDEWPELVLSLSASGKDVGVCRLNAKLFLNLRNQDADQDQETLCWRLKSFSFKSAGCSHTCPNCGCTTAIVSGCLSIVVERERKRFLAVVNKEWANIEPMLWQLNPEQTHFLCHVYIHQAKVRPGGEKKNICDSHLRVLFADQACETYTSPGTLSPIWNAVITFNWVSLPGGIGLYLKNPPLLSLEFYNSERSLPEDLVGMGSVAMSVISEDRASDSNWEDAGVFGCSKNPLRKLQRLKYLTPPPLKWVPIARKGTLQAEVLMSAEIIQISMESLTTGQNDKKEPQLATGIPMAIRPTMQNFVLEVFFVGLRNYSKSSMSSAGKRKINLMMGDLVLSSGPSTARIRNSINFLVAYASGVVSLPDQQDYWPAIIATDVLLSGFSSESILGAALIPNSSNFLQRDRTLKCVFKKEQEAAEASTTVSVDEDDEDEEEELEWEEEETKPSRISSWWMRLLFAFGLRPAPYANRHALRFHDDLDDHELVEEREFTWWTKFYNSMYWSAAEMCHEHKHRLVIYYEELEKQAQFGYLQDWAVPVQLVHGVKFKKHGPPKEDIYATLKLQLKLTPCQCPVLEDPGGGGDMVRNMSNPIHPRHQSTLQSLGETVKLLVRVYVVQGVQMRPRDVKGDSDCYVKLFLGGKTFSDRAHFSPNHSNPVFGRLFEMEATLPGDHMLQVMVYDHDKIKDEVIGQTNIDLEDRWRTRHRATVGLANEYTKSGYNHWHDVKLPSEILIDLCQKRGIQAPYYYGNVIEVDGMLFGDETLISKDEELQERLSLAVLKNMDKLPSFGYKLVPEHVETRSLCRDDFPNVEQGKLQLWIELFEANIYVPSPIDITPVPPADFEVRVVVKNLVGIQAGDKNIFGKLMSDVYVIGWCEDEDKRQSTDIHYRSFAGDAAFNWRMVFGLKYSPNEDLMVIRRKAGLLEEIEFKKPPIIYLQVWDKDVLTKDEYLAALELNLSNMYAPYPAAQLCKPYPKKRKRINLFKRKVINGWFPLQSNAHPSQRSQAAVQNGKMQLSIEVCTDVEAVNRPAGRGQDPPMALEPPYRPDSSFNPLTHPCKSFQHILWPVIRKYVLWTLLILIVILGLVLFFSNLPAKLMTIPLE
- the mfr gene encoding misfire, isoform C — its product is MFPFLKYRFHPFKGKTPVVKNTTTPVWNYEINFAWMYPSVAQRFLILIFAHEHLQWKCVAEFELCLEEIAFNGTPSLGPTYLHLYDPVNPMIYVGRLLMELRSEMLTDSQPTHTLSSKTVPGLDETRFWHDDVYLIEFLPLMGHHILTSGTAYKISARLAEHTSNVLEGQLRTPLDRFKSAMNSKNFRREAPFQSCMFRVRLPDNRAKYESDFFMLDIVNYMRSELDTFKLFQRKYPLQDDEQAKCLKVIVNNILTRIKEGLDAHRFDHDVQPQRTTWDINRQLYLLDYFAKLPLELQNLKQKLRSCFLEHLDTSIGDVVNELQRLVAEIGSLSSMARTQDEWPELVLSLSASGKDVGVCRLNAKLFLNLRNQDADQDQETLCWRLKSFSFKSAGCSHTCPNCGCTTAIVSGCLSIVVERERKRFLAVVNKEWANIEPMLWQLNPEQTHFLCHVYIHQAKVRPGGEKKNICDSHLRVLFADQACETYTSPGTLSPIWNAVITFNWVSLPGGIGLYLKNPPLLSLEFYNSERSLPEDLVGMGSVAMSVISEDRASDSNWEDAGVFGCSKNPLRKLQRLKYLTPPPLKWVPIARKGTLQAEVLMSAEIIQISMESLTTGQNDKKEPQLATGIPMAIRPTMQNFVLEVFFVGLRNYSKSSMSSAGKRKINLMMGDLVLSSGPSTARIRNSINFLVAYASGVVSLPDQQDYWPAIIATDVLLSGFSSESILGAALIPNSSNFLQRDRTLKCVFKKEQEAAEASTTVSVDEDDEDEEEELEWEEEETKPSRISSWWMRLLFAFGLRPAPYANRHALRFHDDLDDHELVEEREFTWWTKFYNSMYWSAAEMCHEHKHRLVIYYEELEKQAQFGYLQDWAVPVQLVHGVKFKKHGPPKEDIYATLKLQLKLTPCQCPVLEDPGGGGDMVRNMSNPIHPRHQSTLQSLGETVKLLVRVYVVQGVQMRPRDVKGDSDCYVKLFLGGKTFSDRAHFSPNHSNPVFGRLFEMEATLPGDHMLQVMVYDHDKIKDEVIGQTNIDLEDRWRTRHRATVGLANEYTKSGYNHWHDVKLPSEILIDLCQKRGIQAPYYYGNVIEVDGMLFGDETLISKDEELQERLSLAVLKNMDKLPSFGYKLVPEHVETRSLCRDDFPNVEQGKLQLWIELFEANIYVPSPIDITPVPPADFEVRVVVKNLVGIQAGDKNIFGKLMSDVYVIGWCEDEDKRQSTDIHYRSFAGDAAFNWRMVFGLKYSPNEDLMVIRRKAGLLEEIEFKKPPIIYLQVWDKDVLTKDEYLAALELNLSNMYAPYPAAQLCKPYPKKRKRINLFKRKVINGWFPLQSNAHPSQRSQAAVQNGKMQLSIEVCTDVEAVNRPAGRGQDPPMALEPPYTSSGQSFESMSCGLCSY
- the mfr gene encoding misfire, isoform F gives rise to the protein MSYMDDCFAGAPQEFLICITVHKAAQVGVTTGELYVRISLDKMTKSTKSFPNTENPFFNEYFVFEFHCTLTELLRLTILFELKKHMTYKKNVVVGELLVDLHSVWNQSNHGYFKKWGRLEAPIGENQTLENAVAPHGYLQLDLAIVSQHSPVSYALGSEEQDTQNLNKWTVDHDFDDIEKNLLTNVNIFAPSNIRYFVAFYRGYFIKQSNYMIQVSFAGFNGKTPVVKNTTTPVWNYEINFAWMYPSVAQRFLILIFAHEHLQWKCVAEFELCLEEIAFNGTPSLGPTYLHLYDPVNPMIYVGRLLMELRSEMLTDSQPTHTLSSKTVPGLDETRFWHDDVYLIEFLPLMGHHILTSGTAYKISARLAEHTSNVLEGQLRTPLDRFKSAMNSKNFRREAPFQSCMFRVRLPDNRAKYESDFFMLDIVNYMRSELDTFKLFQRKYPLQDDEQAKCLKVIVNNILTRIKEGLDAHRFDHDVQPQRTTWDINRQLYLLDYFAKLPLELQNLKQKLRSCFLEHLDTSIGDVVNELQRLVAEIGSLSSMARTQDEWPELVLSLSASGKDVGVCRLNAKLFLNLRNQDADQDQETLCWRLKSFSFKSAGCSHTCPNCGCTTAIVSGCLSIVVERERKRFLAVVNKEWANIEPMLWQLNPEQTHFLCHVYIHQAKVRPGGEKKNICDSHLRVLFADQACETYTSPGTLSPIWNAVITFNWVSLPGGIGLYLKNPPLLSLEFYNSERSLPEDLVGMGSVAMSVISEDRASDSNWEDAGVFGCSKNPLRKLQRLKYLTPPPLKWVPIARKGTLQAEVLMSAEIIQISMESLTTGQNDKKEPQLATGIPMAIRPTMQNFVLEVFFVGLRNYSKSSMSSAGKRKINLMMGDLVLSSGPSTARIRNSINFLVAYASGVVSLPDQQDYWPAIIATDVLLSGFSSESILGAALIPNSSNFLQRDRTLKCVFKKEQEAAEASTTVSVDEDDEDEEEELEWEEEETKPSRISSWWMRLLFAFGLRPAPYANRHALRFHDDLDDHELVEEREFTWWTKFYNSMYWSAAEMCHEHKHRLVIYYEELEKQAQFGYLQDWAVPVQLVHGVKFKKHGPPKEDIYATLKLQLKLTPCQCPVLEDPGGGGDMVRNMSNPIHPRHQSTLQSLGETVKLLVRVYVVQGVQMRPRDVKGDSDCYVKLFLGGKTFSDRAHFSPNHSNPVFGRLFEMEATLPGDHMLQVMVYDHDKIKDEVIGQTNIDLEDRWRTRHRATVGLANEYTKSGYNHWHDVKLPSEILIDLCQKRGIQAPYYYGNVIEVDGMLFGDETLISKDEELQERLSLAVLKNMDKLPSFGYKLVPEHVETRSLCRDDFPNVEQGKLQLWIELFEANIYVPSPIDITPVPPADFEVRVVVKNLVGIQAGDKNIFGKLMSDVYVIGWCEDEDKRQSTDIHYRSFAGDAAFNWRMVFGLKYSPNEDLMVIRRKAGLLEEIEFKKPPIIYLQVWDKDVLTKDEYLAALELNLSNMYAPYPAAQLCKPYPKKRKRINLFKRKVINGWFPLQSNAHPSQRSQAAVQNGKMQLSIEVCTDVEAVNRPAGRGQDPPMALEPPYRPDSSFNPLTHPCKSFQHILWPVIRKYVLWTLLILIVILGLVLFFSNLPAKLMTIPLE
- the mfr gene encoding misfire, isoform J, yielding MRLLFAFGLRPAPYANRHALRFHDDLDDHELVEEREFTWWTKFYNSMYWSAAEMCHEHKHRLVIYYEELEKQAQFGYLQDWAVPVQLVHGVKFKKHGPPKEDIYATLKLQLKLTPCQCPVLEDPGGGGDMVRNMSNPIHPRHQSTLQSLGETVKLLVRVYVVQGVQMRPRDVKGDSDCYVKLFLGGKTFSDRAHFSPNHSNPVFGRLFEMEATLPGDHMLQVMVYDHDKIKDEVIGQTNIDLEDRWRTRHRATVGLANEYTKSGYNHWHDVKLPSEILIDLCQKRGIQAPYYYGNVIEVDGMLFGDETLISKDEELQERLSLAVLKNMDKLPSFGYKLVPEHVETRSLCRDDFPNVEQGKLQLWIELFEANIYVPSPIDITPVPPADFEVRVVVKNLVGIQAGDKNIFGKLMSDVYVIGWCEDEDKRQSTDIHYRSFAGDAAFNWRMVFGLKYSPNEDLMVIRRKAGLLEEIEFKKPPIIYLQVWDKDVLTKDEYLAALELNLSNMYAPYPAAQLCKPYPKKRKRINLFKRKVINGWFPLQSNAHPSQRSQAAVQNGKMQLSIEVCTDVEAVNRPAGRGQDPPMALEPPYRPDSSFNPLTHPCKSFQHILWPVIRKYVLWTLLILIVILGLVLFFSNLPAKLMTIPLE
- the mfr gene encoding misfire, isoform E, which encodes MIYVGRLLMELRSEMLTDSQPTHTLSSKTVPGLDETRFWHDDVYLIEFLPLMGHHILTSGTAYKISARLAEHTSNVLEGQLRTPLDRFKSAMNSKNFRREAPFQSCMFRVRLPDNRAKYESDFFMLDIVNYMRSELDTFKLFQRKYPLQDDEQAKCLKVIVNNILTRIKEGLDAHRFDHDVQPQRTTWDINRQLYLLDYFAKLPLELQNLKQKLRSCFLEHLDTSIGDVVNELQRLVAEIGSLSSMARTQDEWPELVLSLSASGKDVGVCRLNAKLFLNLRNQDADQDQETLCWRLKSFSFKSAGCSHTCPNCGCTTAIVSGCLSIVVERERKRFLAVVNKEWANIEPMLWQLNPEQTHFLCHVYIHQAKVRPGGEKKNICDSHLRVLFADQACETYTSPGTLSPIWNAVITFNWVSLPGGIGLYLKNPPLLSLEFYNSERSLPEDLVGMGSVAMSVISEDRASDSNWEDAGVFGCSKNPLRKLQRLKYLTPPPLKWVPIARKGTLQAEVLMSAEIIQISMESLTTGQNDKKEPQLATGIPMAIRPTMQNFVLEVFFVGLRNYSKSSMSSAGKRKINLMMGDLVLSSGPSTARIRNSINFLVAYASGVVVSSYRRKVRSHLYSTPIRVCQINRITGRRS